Proteins encoded in a region of the Triticum dicoccoides isolate Atlit2015 ecotype Zavitan chromosome 3A, WEW_v2.0, whole genome shotgun sequence genome:
- the LOC119271447 gene encoding monothiol glutaredoxin-S3-like, which translates to MAHVARCLLVGQGANPAVLEVSDDADPAALVFALRPKDNSTKVATEVAFPVVFIGGRLLGGLDSLMAMHMAGELVPVLKQARALWL; encoded by the coding sequence ATGGCGCACGTGGCCCGGTGCCTGCTCGTGGGGCAGGGCGCGAACCCGGCGGTGCTGGAGGTCAGCGACGACGCCGACCCGGCGGCGCTCGTCTTCGCGCTCCGGCCCAAGGACAACAGCACCAAGGTGGCCACCGAAGTCGCCTTCCCGGTGGTGTTCATCGGAGGCAGGCTGCTGGGCGGGCTGGACAGCCTCATGGCCATGCACATGGCCGGCGAGCTCGTGCCGGTCTTGAAGCAGGCAAGAGCCCTCTGGCTTTGA